The genomic DNA TGGAGAACACCAAGTGAATTTAAAAGTATCAAGCGGAAATATCAATATTTATTAAAGGTTAAAGATCGATTGGATCGTTTTCTTTTTTATATTAAAGCCGGTATGTGTTATGATTTATCTTTTGTAATTCTTCCGTTTAAACCAGTAATCTCAACAATGAATTCTTTGTTTTTTTCCAATAAATGATACAATAAAACCATAAATTATTTTATAAAAAAGGAGGTAAGACAATGTCGCACAATCGTACGTTTATCGGTTATGTTGGTACTTATACAAAAGGGGAAAGCAAAGGGATTTATTCTTTTACATTGGATACGGAAAATGCAAAACTCAGCAACGTAAAAGTAGCGGCAAATTTAGAAAATCCTACGTATTTAACCATTAGTAAAGATAATCAATATCTTTACTCCGTTGCCAAGGAAGGGGAGTCAGGAGGTGCAGCGGCATTTACTATAAATAGTAAGACTGGGGAACTTACAAAATTAAACAGCCAGGTATCGAAAGGAGCGCCGCCTTGCCATATAAGTGTTGACAGTGAAAAAAGTATAGTAGTCACAGCAAATTACCACAAAGGAACTGTTGAATCATTTCAAATCAATAAAGAAAATGGTTCACTAAACCCAGTTTTATCAACAATTCAACATGAAGGCTCAGGTCCAAATAAAGAAAGACAGGAAAAACCTCATACACATTTCGCAGGATTTACTCCTGATGAAAATTATGTCATAGCAGTGGATTTAGGAATTGATAAACTTTTTACATATGAAATAAGGAATGGTGAGTTAAAAGAAAAGAATTCCTTGTCAGTAAAGCCGGGAAGCGGACCAAGACACATAGCCTTTCATCCAAACGGCAAATATGCTTATGTGATGACAGAATTGAGTTCAGAAGTCATTGCTTTGGCATATCATGAGGAAGATGGCAGCTTTACTGAGCTTCAATATATATCGACAATTCCGGAAGACTTTAGCGAAAATAATCAGGGCAGTGCAATTCATATTTCTTCAGATGGCCGTTTTGTATACGCGGGAAATCGGGGACATGACAGTATTGCTGTTTTCAATGTGAATCAAGACACAGGTGAGCTTAGTTTTGTTGAACATACCTCGACTGAAGGATCTTGGCCGCGTGATTTTGTCCTTGATCCTACTGAAAAATTTGTAATTGCTTCTAACCAGGAGTCCGGAAATCTTGTGTTATTTTTACGAGACGAGTCAACAGGAAAGCTCAAACTATTGCAGTCTGACGTCAAAGTGCCAGATCCTGTATGTGTTAAGTTCTTGCATGTATAATGGATTGTCTATAAAAAAACCTAAACCTTTATCGTGAAAAGGTTTAGGTTTTTTTATTTGCCTAGTTTAAGCGTCTGTCAGAGTTGAACAAGCCGCTTACGGATTTCTTATTACAGTTTAAATGAGCTCTTTAAGGAAACAATTCGGTTAAACACAGGTTTTTCTTTTGTTGAGAGTTTTGGATCTACACTGAAATAGCCATGTCGGAAGAATTGGAATTTGTCATATGGCTTTACATCCTTCATATTTGGTTCAATAAAGCCTTGAACAATTTCCAATGAGTTTGGATTTACGCAATCAAGAAATGTTTTTTCCTCATTTTCTTTTTCGTTTTCATCTGCATCGTTAATGAGCGGCTCATATAACCTGAATTCAGCCGGAATGGCATGTTTTGCATCAACCCAGTGAATGGTGCCTTTTACTTTCCGCCCGGTAAAGCCGGATCCGCTTTTGGTTTCTGGATCATATGTGCACCGAAGTTCAATGACTTCGCCGTTTTCGTCTTTAATGACTTCTTCACACTTAATGAAGTACGCGTGTTTTAAACGGACTTCATTGCCAGGAAACAGTCGGAAATATTTTTTTGGCGGGTTTTCCATAAAGTCGTCCCGTTCAATAT from Bacillus methanolicus MGA3 includes the following:
- a CDS encoding lactonase family protein yields the protein MSHNRTFIGYVGTYTKGESKGIYSFTLDTENAKLSNVKVAANLENPTYLTISKDNQYLYSVAKEGESGGAAAFTINSKTGELTKLNSQVSKGAPPCHISVDSEKSIVVTANYHKGTVESFQINKENGSLNPVLSTIQHEGSGPNKERQEKPHTHFAGFTPDENYVIAVDLGIDKLFTYEIRNGELKEKNSLSVKPGSGPRHIAFHPNGKYAYVMTELSSEVIALAYHEEDGSFTELQYISTIPEDFSENNQGSAIHISSDGRFVYAGNRGHDSIAVFNVNQDTGELSFVEHTSTEGSWPRDFVLDPTEKFVIASNQESGNLVLFLRDESTGKLKLLQSDVKVPDPVCVKFLHV